From Elusimicrobiaceae bacterium:
ATATTGCGTTGCGTTTTAGAGCAGCTGTCCGCCGTGCCGGAGCGCGTTTTGCCAAGAGAGGTGACTGGTGGTTTACCCCATGGCAACCGGTGGGTAAACGACTGGAAAAAGATCCGGCGCATTGGGCCTTAAAACCCAACGATAAATGGACCGGGATGCAGATTAAGCCAGAGGATGATTATATTTTAGATCCCTTAAAAGTAACCTTATTAACGCCCGGAGTGTGCGCCGACGGAACCATGGAAAATTTCGGCATTCCGGCGGTGGTAGTCAAAAAATATATGGCCGCGCGCGGTGTGGTGGCTGAGAAAAACGGATTTTATAATTTGCTTTTCTTGTTTGCGCCCGGCGTGAGTACCACCCGCACCGCACAACTACTGCGCGTACTACACGATTTCAAATTAGAATATGCCGATAATACGCCCGTTTCCCAATGGTTTCCGACGATTTATCAGGCACATCCGTCTCATTATCAAGGAATGGGCCTGGCTGATTTATGTCGGAAAATGCATGCATTTTTGAAGGAGTATGATATCATGCGCCGTAGCCAGGATTTGTACACACATCTGCCCGAACAGGCACTTGCTCCGCATAAAGCGTATTACGGTTTGGCTTCGGGCCGCACGGAATATGTACCTTTAGAAGAAGCGGCCGGACGTGTGAGCGTATTTGCTATTCTGCCTTATCCCCCCGGCGTGCCGGTAATTATGCCCGGAGAGCGATTTGGGGCAACAGATAGTCCGGTGATGGATTATTTGCGTATCAATGAAGAGTTTGACAATCGTTTCCCAGGGTTTGAAACGGAGTTCCACGGCGTTAAAAAAATGTGGGAAAATGGTCGTCTGCGCTACTATGTGTGCGTGCTCAATAAAACTAAAAAAGGCGGCAAGGTGTAAAATTATTCGGTCGGCGTTTTTTCCGAAAAGTACACGGCAGCAGATAATTTATGAGCATTGCAAAACGCTAGAATTTCCTTACGCAAGTTGTGCCAGTAGTTCCCATTATTCTCTTCGTAAATTTGATGATATAACGCCTTCAAATGCGGCTGTTTTTGCGTGATATACAGTAACACTCGATGTAATGCCGAAGCGCGCAACTTTAAATTTTCAAAGGCGTATCGATCTACAAATCCTAAAGAGGATTGCACTAGGTTTTTCCAATCCGTTAGTCCGGGGCAAACCGGGGCCACGTTGAGCCAAGTGCGAATGCCTGCCCGGTGTAGGGTTTCTAAAGCCGCTAGGCGCTCTTGTATAGCCGGAGCGCCGGGTTCTATTTGTTGACGGATTTCATCTTGGTGGGTACTGACAGAAATACCGACTGTCACTTCCGGTATTTGTTTCAAAATATCAATATCTCGCAGTACCAAAGGAGATTTAGTCAAAATAGTAATTTGCGCGCCGCTGTGACGTAATTGCTCTAGTAATTGGCGGGTTAAGCGGTATTTTTCTTCTAAAAAATTATAACAGTCAGTAACCGAGCTAAGTAGTATTGTTTTGCCTTGCAAATCAAGCGGTTTATGAGAAATGCTGCGCGTTTTGACATCTAGAAAATCGCCCCATGCTTCTTCGTGACTGGTGAGCCGTTTCATATATTCAGCATAACAATAGATACACCGGTGCGGACATCCCACATAGGGATTAATGACATAATCAAATCCCGGTAATTTGGAAGGCGTAATATATCCTTTGGTCACTATTTCTTTTACGGTAAGCATAGCAAGCAAGTTCCTCACTAAGTGAGATATTTTATATTATAGCAGTATGAGAGAAGCATTTGAATTAATCAAAAACGCTCAAAGTGGCGTTGTATTTACTGGGGCAGGAGTGTCTGTGGAAAGTGGCATTCCCCCCTTTACCGGTGCGGGTGGCCTATGGAATAAGTATGATCCAAAATTTATTGAACTGGATTTTTTCTACCGTGATCCAAAACGCAGTTGGGAAGAAATGAAAAAGATTTTCTTTACCTGTATGGAAGAAGCGCATCCCAATAAAGCGCATGAAGTCATTGCACAACTGGAAAAGAGAGGCGGCTTTCAAGGGGTAATTACACAGAATATCGACGGATTACATCAAAGAGCCGGCAGTAAAAATGTGCAAGAATTTCACGGCACCATTCATCAAATGCACTGTCTAAACTGCGGTCGCAAATACCGCACGGAAGATATTGATTTAACAGAAGTTCCCCCCACTTGTTTATGTGGAGGAGTGCTCAAACCGGATTTTGTTTTTTATGGGGAAGGAATTCCCCCTGCGGTGTATGCCCGTTCCGAAGAGATGGCGTGTTCGTGTGATGTAATGATTATTGTGGGGACCGCCGGACAGGTAATGCCGGCGTGCAGCATGCCACTAACGGCTAAACAGTACGGGGCTAAAATTATTGAAGTCAATACTTTGCCTTCTGCTTTTACAGACACCGTGAGTGATTATTTCTATCAAGTGAAGGCTACAGAGTTCTTTGCCGAATTGGAAAAAGAGTTATAAAGAGAAAACCTATGGAAAAACTGCTGGCCTGTTTTAAAGGATTTTGTTTGTGGATAGAGCGTTGGACGCATATCCCGGAGCAGATGTGGCGTTTTTTAATGATTGGGGCCCTTAATACGGCTTTTGCGTATGGACTGTATGCTTTGTTTATTTTTGTAGGATTACACTATACGCTGGCGGTATTATTGTCCACGGTAATCGGTATTTGTTTTAGCTTTAAAACCTTGGGCGGGCTGGTTTTTGATAATCCCGATAACCGACTGATTTTTAAGTTTTTTGCCGTATATACCGGGTGCTATTTTCTAAATATTTTTCTGCTGGGTCTGTTTAGCCGCTATGTGTGGAATAATCTATATGCGGCCGGCCTGTTTAGCTCGCTAGTGGTGGCGGCGGTCAGTTTTTGCATTAATAAATATTTCGTATTTAAGAAATAACCTGTTGCGCAATTTCTTTTTCTGTTGTACGCATAGCTTGCAAGGTGTCACCCAGTAATTTGTCCAGTTCCCACCCCAACATCTCTGCGCCTTGTCTAATAATGTCGCGCGAGCATCCGGCGGCAAATTTTTTATCTTTAAATTTTTTCTTTAGACTAGCTAGCTCCATATCTTGCGTACTTTTAGACGGGCGCATGCGAGCCGCGGCTCCGATTAGTCCCGTCAGTTCGTCTACCGCAAACAATACTTTTTCCATTTCATGCTCGGGTTTTACATCACAAGAAATGCCATATCCGTGTGAACAGACGGCGTGTACCAATTCTGGTTCGGCTTGAATTTCGGCCAGAAGTTCGGGTGCTTTTTTACAATGTTCTTGCGGAAACTTTTCAAAATCAATATCGTGCAGTAAGCCGCACAATCCCCAAAAATCTTTTTCCGCGCCATAACCCAGGTTTTCGGCAAAATGGCGCATTACCGCTTCTACGGTAAAAGCATGTAAAAGATGAAACGGCTCTTGATTGTATTTTTTGAGCAAGGCAATTGCTATGTCGCGAGTAATAGCGGTACTAGTCATTTTTAACTCCTAAATTATCCCAATTATATTCATCGGTTAAAAAGATACGTACCGACGGGTCTTTGGCAATCAAACGGCGCATAAAATATTTTTTGAGGCTGGGTCGTTTGGTGGTATTGTAACAAATGGCTTTCGGGTAATTAGGGAAATAAGCCTTTAGATAAGGATAGAGGCCCATCCCGCTAGAAATACCCCATGGTTGTATTTCTTCAATACGATGTTGAGTTTTATCTACTAAGGCTTGTGTTTGTTCGGCATTGAATTCTTTTTCGAAACCGGTTATAAATAAAATCACCCGCAATCCGTTTTGTGTGAGCAGTTTGGCTTGTGCATCGTCTTTATAAGGCGGTTCAAAAATTAAATTTTCAAGCGGTACACCGCACAGGCGGGCAATGTTTTTGACCTCGTCTATTTGTGCTTGTGTGAGGGAGCTTTTCATATCAATCCAGAAAAAGTTTTCGGCAGGCTCTTTCGGAATAGAAAAAGCAGCTTGCAAGGTCATTTTATATTTGAATTGCCGCGGATCATGCGCTACATATAGCGTAGGATCGTTGGGCTGCGTGTATAAATCAATTTCAAAGCCGTGATAGCGTTTGGATTTAGTAAGCATCCGTTGGCGTTCATTGGTTTGGTGAATGAACGAAAACGCCGTAGGCCCCCAAGATCCCGTCGGTGTTCCCAGATAAGGGGTGGCTATGGGGGTAATAGGGCGCAGATGATTGCAGACCAAAATGTACGACACTCCTGCATAAATACCCACTAAAATAGCCAATAGCACGATTATTTTGCTCAAACGATATAACCAGGTATGTTTTGTTTTCATGAAAATCTCCTCAAGAAAGTTAAAACGGCAAAGCGGTATATTGATCTTGCATCCAAATGCGTACCGTAGGGTCTTGGTGAATGGCGCGAGTCAAGAAATATTTTTTGAGGCTGGGCCGCTTGGTAGTGGAAGAATAAATCGCTTTATTATATTTTGGGAAATACGCTTGTAAATAGGGATATTTGCCCAAGCTGGCCGCAATGGCCCACGGATGATAACGACGCAATAAATCTTCCAATTCTGCATTGAGTAAAATTCGTTTTTGCGGATCATTTTCATCTTCGTGAAAATGCGAAGAAATCTGTAGCAAAATAGGGAAACCGTTGGCACTTAGTAAATCGGCTGTTTCTCCCCCTTTCACTTCAAAAAAGATACGTCTGGGATGGATGTGATATTGTTTGGCAATTTGTTTGATATATTGAATATCTTCTTGAGTTAATGGGGTTTTCAAATCGAGCCAAAAAGTTTTTTCTTCCGGATGTGCTATTGCCGCAAAAATTTCTTCCAATGCCGGAGCTTTTGCAAAGGTGGATGCATCGTGCGCGGCTACTAATTTTTTTTGGTATTTGCTCACGTCTATTTCAAAGCCATTGAACGCTTTTTCTTTGGTTTGTGCGCGGTGAACGGAATTGACTGCATGTAGCATGTTTACGTCGGGCCGTATGTCATAAGAAGCTACTGCGGAAACGGGTGCAATCGGCTGTAGCGGCTGCATTTTTAACCAAATGTATCCGTACATGGATGTGGTATAGAGTAAAGCAATAGCGCAAAGCAGAACAAAGATTTTGCAAACGTTTTTCATAGGCATAAAAACGCCCGCCGGAGCGGGCGCTTTTCCAAGTATATTAGAAGCGATTCGGTTCTTTGCTGGGCAAGATGTAGAACACTAACAAAGTAAGAGGCCCTACAACCGGAATGAACACTAACAGTACCCACCAACCGCGAAAGTTAATATCGTGCAAGCGGCGCACAGTTAAACCCAAGCTGGGAAGAAGTAACACTAAACTGTAAATGTAATACAGCGTGCGGAACAAAGTTCCGACAGAGCCACTCATGGTTCCTAAGGCTGTCAAAATGACCAAAAAGATCAAATTGAACAACGTAAACAGCCAAAACTGTTTGCGGGTAGCACGGCCTTTGAAATCAAAGAAATGCTGAGTAATTACGTCCATGAAATACGTTTTAAACATGCCTTTTCTCCTTGATGAAATAGACTACTCTCATACTATAGCATTTTTTAGCTTTTTTGGCTATTTGTAGAAATGACTAAATTCTTTCAAACTTTCGTTTAGTGCTTTGGCGCTTACCGGTGTGTCTGTGGAGGTAAAATCTTCGTCGTAGGTTACCATGCCGCCGTAATTATTTAATACAGAGATTTTATTGCCTTCCTGCACGGCTTTGTTGGTGTAACTGGAGATAATCGTCCAAGGACGCGGAGTAGTGTCCAGCAAATCATAGCCCGAGCTATAATCGGACACTGCATTGTTGCAAAGCAGTGCATGGCGTAAAAGCAGAGGCACAATATCATAGTGGGCGGTGCGGCGATCTACTTGCTGGCCTTGCATACCGGGCCACCAAACTAGTAACGGAACCCGCGTTTGGTATTTTGCAAAATTACTGTTATGGCCCCAAAAATTGTGACGGGTATCGTTTACTTCTTGTCCGTGGTCGCCTGTCAAAATAATCACCGTATTTTTATCTAATCCTTTTTCTTTCAGACGGGTAAAAACCTGGTGCAACAGTCCGTCAATATAGTGCACAGAATTTTTATAACGGTTCAAATACGGGGTCGGATCTGTATTTTTGGTTAATAACAAATAGTTCATCACGTCCGGCGCACTGGGGGCAAACGGCCCTTGATAATCCGGCGGTAAGGACTGCCCGTGGGCGGAGTCATAAAATAAAAATCCGAAGAAAGGTTGCTGGGGATTGCGTGTATCTAAGAAATGTAAAAAATCTTGTTGCGCATCTTCGTCACGTTGCCATTTCTCTTCTCCCTTAGAAGATAAGCGTAAATTTTCAATGTCAGCAAACACATTTTGGTTAAACTCAGGACTGTTTAGGCGGGAACTGGCAAAAATGCCGAATTGATAGCCCTGTTTATCCAACTCTGCCATTAAGACAGGACGCATTTTGGCACCGGTAATAGTATCCCAATAAGCATAAGGCATAGAATAAAACAGGGAAAACACGCCTGCTTCGGTGGCATTACCGCCTGATAAGTGATTCGTAAAATAAAAGGCATCAGGGGCATTTTTATAAGCCGCATAGGTGTAAGGCATCGTTTGCGCAGTAAAAGAATCGGCCCGCCACGCATCAATCAAAATGACTAGGATATTGGGCTTTTGCTGGGGCGCGCAAGATAAGGGAGCCACCGGATAATTCAAAGCACCGGCCCGCGGGGTTTCATAAGGCTCGTGTTTCGGCTCAAAACCCATTTTGCGCAGACGTCGGTTCATGCTCATGGGGTTTGCCCAAGGTAGATAGGTTACTTGCGTGAGGACTGACGGAACTAACATAAATTTTCCCCAAGCATACATGCCATTATATCCGGCAAAACACAGCACCGCCATTAAACTCATGCAACTCATCATTTTGACGGATAATTGCCATTTGCAGGCCAGACGTACTAGTCCCCAAGTGGCTGCCAAAATAACAATTAAAGCGACCGCTAGTACGAAGTAAGTGGAAGTTGGAAAGACAAAAATTTCTCGTCCGGCCGGACCAAAAAAGAGTTGCAACATAGCCCCACTGATATGGAAGCGATATTGCGTATATACAAAAATGTCCAGCAGTAGCGTGGTGTTTACTAAAAATCCTATCAGCAGACTGCCCCAATAAGCTGTTTTTTCCCCTATCAGGCGACACAAGGCCAGCAGTATGAATAAACCCAGTGCCAGTAAAAAGAAATGTCCCGTGATAAACAGGGCGGTAAAAATCCCCCCTGTTACGGTAGGATAGAACCCGCTGATCATAAAATAAATCAGCGCCAACAAACAGCACAACACATATTCTGCGCTACAGAAGGAAAAAATTTGTTTTAGGTTCATATATAAATTATACCTATTTCGTGTGTGGGAACAGTACGTCAATTGTTTCAAGCACGGCTAACAGACAAATTTGTTGAGCGGTTGGCCGTAGTGGGTTTTTTTCCACAATTTCTTTTCCGATATGTATATAGTTGCGGTGCATACGGGCCGCGCGGCAGAGACGCAAGACGTGAGCAGGCAAGAGTTGTTTTTGCGCGTATATGCTCAGTAAATCGCTGAGGTTTAAATCAAAAACAGTTCTGGACTTTTTCCCGTTGGGAGCGGCCTGCGTGAGATGTAATTTTTCATGTAAATAGAGGGCCAGTAACAATTCTAATAAAGCACCGGATAATACGACCACACTGCGTACGTGTTCTAATAAATAATTTAAGATTAATTCATCAAACTGTTCAAGCACCAGGGTGCGATAGATTTTTGGCACGCGGGCCAGTTGTTTTTGTTTGCGGAAATAGTCCACGTGCGCCAAGGATTGAGGTGTAATTCGGCCCAGTTTAGTTTGCCAAGCATCAGGCAATTTGGACGGACAACGTACGCTGATGGTACGTTGGGCATAACGGCTTAGCGTACTGATTGGAGTATAACCGGGCAAAGTGCTTTCTTGTCTGATTTTTAGTCCGGTCATGAGTTTTTTTGTC
This genomic window contains:
- a CDS encoding radical SAM protein, which gives rise to MLTVKEIVTKGYITPSKLPGFDYVINPYVGCPHRCIYCYAEYMKRLTSHEEAWGDFLDVKTRSISHKPLDLQGKTILLSSVTDCYNFLEEKYRLTRQLLEQLRHSGAQITILTKSPLVLRDIDILKQIPEVTVGISVSTHQDEIRQQIEPGAPAIQERLAALETLHRAGIRTWLNVAPVCPGLTDWKNLVQSSLGFVDRYAFENLKLRASALHRVLLYITQKQPHLKALYHQIYEENNGNYWHNLRKEILAFCNAHKLSAAVYFSEKTPTE
- a CDS encoding NAD-dependent deacylase, whose translation is MREAFELIKNAQSGVVFTGAGVSVESGIPPFTGAGGLWNKYDPKFIELDFFYRDPKRSWEEMKKIFFTCMEEAHPNKAHEVIAQLEKRGGFQGVITQNIDGLHQRAGSKNVQEFHGTIHQMHCLNCGRKYRTEDIDLTEVPPTCLCGGVLKPDFVFYGEGIPPAVYARSEEMACSCDVMIIVGTAGQVMPACSMPLTAKQYGAKIIEVNTLPSAFTDTVSDYFYQVKATEFFAELEKEL
- a CDS encoding GtrA family protein; this encodes MEKLLACFKGFCLWIERWTHIPEQMWRFLMIGALNTAFAYGLYALFIFVGLHYTLAVLLSTVIGICFSFKTLGGLVFDNPDNRLIFKFFAVYTGCYFLNIFLLGLFSRYVWNNLYAAGLFSSLVVAAVSFCINKYFVFKK
- a CDS encoding hydrolase produces the protein MTSTAITRDIAIALLKKYNQEPFHLLHAFTVEAVMRHFAENLGYGAEKDFWGLCGLLHDIDFEKFPQEHCKKAPELLAEIQAEPELVHAVCSHGYGISCDVKPEHEMEKVLFAVDELTGLIGAAARMRPSKSTQDMELASLKKKFKDKKFAAGCSRDIIRQGAEMLGWELDKLLGDTLQAMRTTEKEIAQQVIS
- a CDS encoding DUF805 domain-containing protein translates to MFKTYFMDVITQHFFDFKGRATRKQFWLFTLFNLIFLVILTALGTMSGSVGTLFRTLYYIYSLVLLLPSLGLTVRRLHDINFRGWWVLLVFIPVVGPLTLLVFYILPSKEPNRF
- a CDS encoding sulfatase-like hydrolase/transferase, producing the protein MNLKQIFSFCSAEYVLCCLLALIYFMISGFYPTVTGGIFTALFITGHFFLLALGLFILLALCRLIGEKTAYWGSLLIGFLVNTTLLLDIFVYTQYRFHISGAMLQLFFGPAGREIFVFPTSTYFVLAVALIVILAATWGLVRLACKWQLSVKMMSCMSLMAVLCFAGYNGMYAWGKFMLVPSVLTQVTYLPWANPMSMNRRLRKMGFEPKHEPYETPRAGALNYPVAPLSCAPQQKPNILVILIDAWRADSFTAQTMPYTYAAYKNAPDAFYFTNHLSGGNATEAGVFSLFYSMPYAYWDTITGAKMRPVLMAELDKQGYQFGIFASSRLNSPEFNQNVFADIENLRLSSKGEEKWQRDEDAQQDFLHFLDTRNPQQPFFGFLFYDSAHGQSLPPDYQGPFAPSAPDVMNYLLLTKNTDPTPYLNRYKNSVHYIDGLLHQVFTRLKEKGLDKNTVIILTGDHGQEVNDTRHNFWGHNSNFAKYQTRVPLLVWWPGMQGQQVDRRTAHYDIVPLLLRHALLCNNAVSDYSSGYDLLDTTPRPWTIISSYTNKAVQEGNKISVLNNYGGMVTYDEDFTSTDTPVSAKALNESLKEFSHFYK